In the genome of Halobacterium noricense, one region contains:
- a CDS encoding phytoene/squalene synthase family protein, with amino-acid sequence MVDSTQISTSKAIQQRTGKTFHLATRLLPERVRHATYVLYAFFRVADDVVDTTADRDPATQRTELEAIRAAALGEDANSEFPDAETADVLAAFAELAERYDVPDEDVDTFVDAMLTDLEQTRYDTHEDLAAYMRGSAVAVGNMMVAIMEVEDPEAATPHAAALAEAFQLSNFLRDVREDVDDYDRVYLPGETRREHGVTVEQLRRGEVTAGFRDAMRAELARTETKYREGVAGIKYLPEDCQFAVLLSAVLYADHHREIRRRNYDVLTETPSLSTTRKLWLLAKTRALWAFYEDPEYVFYRVSCIASSSDHRRGHGDPHPAP; translated from the coding sequence ATGGTCGACAGCACCCAGATATCGACGAGCAAGGCGATACAGCAGCGGACGGGCAAGACGTTCCACCTGGCGACGCGTCTCCTCCCCGAGCGCGTGCGTCACGCGACGTACGTCCTGTACGCATTCTTCCGCGTCGCCGACGACGTCGTGGACACGACCGCGGACCGCGACCCGGCCACCCAGCGCACGGAGCTAGAGGCGATTCGGGCGGCGGCGCTCGGCGAGGACGCCAACTCGGAGTTCCCCGACGCGGAGACGGCGGACGTGTTGGCGGCGTTCGCCGAACTCGCCGAGCGCTACGACGTCCCCGACGAGGACGTGGACACGTTCGTGGACGCGATGCTGACGGACCTCGAACAGACGCGCTACGACACCCACGAGGACCTGGCGGCGTACATGCGAGGTTCCGCAGTCGCTGTCGGGAACATGATGGTCGCCATCATGGAGGTCGAGGACCCGGAGGCGGCGACTCCGCACGCGGCGGCGCTCGCGGAGGCGTTCCAGTTGAGCAACTTCCTGCGGGACGTCCGCGAGGACGTCGACGACTACGACCGCGTCTACCTCCCCGGGGAGACGCGGCGCGAGCACGGCGTCACCGTCGAGCAGTTGCGCCGCGGCGAGGTGACGGCGGGCTTCCGAGACGCGATGCGCGCGGAGTTGGCGCGCACGGAGACGAAGTACCGGGAGGGCGTCGCGGGCATCAAGTACCTGCCCGAGGACTGCCAATTCGCGGTGTTGCTGTCGGCGGTGCTGTACGCCGACCACCACCGCGAGATTCGGCGCCGGAACTACGACGTGCTCACGGAGACGCCGAGCCTCTCGACGACGCGGAAGCTCTGGCTGCTGGCGAAGACGCGGGCGCTGTGGGCGTTCTACGAGGACCCCGAGTACGTGTTCTACCGCGTGAGTTGTATCGCGTCGTCGAGCGACCACCGGCGCGGTCACGGCGACCCCCACCCCGCGCCGTAG
- the cruF gene encoding bisanhydrobacterioruberin hydratase produces the protein MSEASARALVERRLDELVAGHRFEIAVVFPVVGAALLLASAWGWLPEQLAFNPYLVLAGVAVMRLPLIAGLLPLVDRKAAVAVLALVAYAFAIEFVGVAIGWPYGHFEYLIDLGPMLAGSVPLGLPVFFLPLVVNSYLLVLLLFGRHTRRAVVRLPAVAAVVVWMDVVLDPGAVALGFWAYDAAGAYYGVPLSNYLGWVLSATVSVAVLDWGFDRAALRDRLTQCPFFLDDLVSFVLLWGAVNLAFGQLVPALAAGLLGVALVETDRFDFSVLRRNPAR, from the coding sequence GTGTCTGAGGCCTCCGCGCGCGCTCTCGTCGAGCGCCGCCTCGACGAACTCGTCGCCGGCCACCGCTTCGAAATCGCCGTCGTGTTCCCCGTCGTCGGGGCCGCCCTCCTGCTCGCCTCGGCGTGGGGGTGGCTCCCCGAGCAGCTGGCGTTCAACCCCTACCTCGTGCTCGCGGGCGTCGCCGTGATGCGCCTCCCCCTGATTGCGGGCCTGCTCCCGCTCGTCGACCGCAAGGCCGCAGTCGCGGTGCTCGCGCTCGTCGCGTACGCTTTCGCCATCGAGTTCGTCGGCGTCGCCATCGGCTGGCCGTACGGGCACTTCGAGTACCTAATCGACCTCGGACCGATGCTCGCCGGCAGCGTCCCGCTCGGCCTCCCGGTGTTCTTCCTGCCGCTGGTCGTCAACAGCTACCTCCTCGTGCTGTTGCTGTTCGGACGCCACACCCGCCGCGCGGTCGTCCGCCTGCCCGCAGTCGCGGCGGTCGTCGTCTGGATGGACGTCGTCCTCGACCCCGGCGCGGTCGCGCTCGGCTTCTGGGCGTACGACGCCGCCGGCGCGTACTACGGCGTCCCGCTGTCGAACTACCTCGGCTGGGTGCTCTCCGCGACCGTCTCCGTCGCCGTCCTCGACTGGGGGTTCGACCGCGCCGCGCTCCGCGACCGCCTCACGCAGTGCCCGTTCTTCCTCGACGACCTCGTGAGCTTCGTGCTGCTGTGGGGCGCGGTGAACCTCGCGTTCGGCCAACTCGTCCCCGCGCTGGCGGCGGGGCTGCTCGGCGTTGCACTCGTCGAGACCGACCGCTTCGACTTCAGCGTGCTCCGGCGGAACCCCGCGCGGTAA
- a CDS encoding prenyltransferase, which translates to MLRYLLVLSRPRFWFYLAGPVVVGIAYAAETVPDLFSLPAVALFAYFLVPANVFLYGVNDAFDRDVDELNPKKDEKEARFRGGRAVSAIVVASGLLLVPVAAVLPAGASPWLVAWALLSVEYSAPPLRFKTTPLLDSLSNGLYVLPGAAAYAAVAGYQPPLLAVAGGWLWAMGMHTFSAIPDIEPDREANITTTATALGERRTYAYCAACWLVSAAVFAAVDWRLGAVLFAYPVLVAGIVAADVAVDRAYWWFPIVNTVVGAALTLGALWRLTRV; encoded by the coding sequence CTCCCGGCCGCGGTTCTGGTTCTACCTCGCCGGCCCCGTCGTCGTCGGCATCGCGTACGCCGCCGAGACCGTCCCCGACCTGTTCTCGCTGCCGGCGGTCGCGCTGTTCGCGTACTTCCTCGTCCCCGCGAACGTCTTCCTCTACGGCGTCAACGACGCCTTCGACCGCGACGTCGACGAACTGAACCCGAAAAAGGACGAGAAGGAAGCGCGATTCAGGGGAGGTCGCGCCGTCTCGGCGATCGTCGTCGCCTCGGGACTGCTGCTCGTCCCGGTCGCAGCCGTCCTGCCGGCGGGCGCGTCCCCGTGGCTCGTCGCGTGGGCGCTCCTCTCCGTGGAGTACAGCGCGCCGCCGCTGCGCTTCAAGACGACGCCGCTGCTGGATTCCCTCTCGAACGGCCTCTACGTGCTCCCCGGCGCTGCCGCGTACGCCGCCGTCGCGGGCTACCAGCCCCCGCTGCTCGCAGTCGCTGGCGGCTGGCTGTGGGCGATGGGGATGCACACGTTCTCCGCGATTCCGGACATCGAGCCCGACCGCGAAGCCAACATTACGACTACCGCCACGGCACTCGGTGAGCGCCGCACGTACGCCTACTGCGCGGCGTGCTGGCTCGTGTCCGCCGCCGTCTTCGCCGCCGTGGATTGGCGGCTCGGCGCGGTCCTGTTCGCGTATCCCGTCCTCGTCGCCGGCATCGTCGCCGCCGATGTCGCGGTCGACCGCGCGTACTGGTGGTTCCCAATCGTGAACACGGTCGTCGGCGCCGCGCTCACCCTCGGCGCGCTCTGGAGGCTCACCCGTGTCTGA